The nucleotide sequence GGATAGCAGCCAATACACTTCTCCGAGACGCGGGTCATGGAATTGAAATAGACCTTCTTGTAAGGGCAGGCTCTCACGCATTCGCGGTAGCCGCGGCAGCGATACTGGTCCAGCAGCACGATCCCATCTTCCTGGCGTTTGTAGATCGACATACGAGGACAGGCGGCCAGACAGGCCGGGTAGGTGCAATGATTGCAGATACGCGGCAGATAGTACAACCATTGCATGTGGGGCATCTGCAACCAGGCGCCCTGCGCCATGTTGCCGTAGGAGTCGTCTTCACCTACGTTGGGGTTGGCATAGTCCAGGTCATCAGGCAGATATCCGAGAATACGTTCCCCGCTGGGCGCTGCTTCGAACAGGGTCTGTCCCTGGTAGGGAAACGCTCGCATATCCTGCACGCCCAGCTTCTCGAGAATACGAACGTCCCATCCCAGCGGGTAGTACCCGTACGGCTTCGTCTCCACGTTGTTCCAGAACATATACTCCTGACCGCGTCCGGGCGTCCAGGTCGTCTTACAGGCTACCGTGCATGTTTGACACGCAATGCACTTGTTGGTATCCATAATCATGGCAAACTGCTTATGGGGCCTTATCCCCTCATACGGATACTCCATCTCGCGGCTGATTTGCCAGTTGTATACCTTCGGCATCAGAATCCTCCCAGGGGTAACTGCCGGCAGTCAGCTATCAGTGCAAGCGCTATTGCTTGCTGCTGAAAGCTGTTGGCTGAATACTGGTGTCATGCCTTGGTCAGTCTCACAAACCCGCCCCTCAGGT is from Candidatus Methylomirabilota bacterium and encodes:
- a CDS encoding dehydrogenase, producing the protein MPKVYNWQISREMEYPYEGIRPHKQFAMIMDTNKCIACQTCTVACKTTWTPGRGQEYMFWNNVETKPYGYYPLGWDVRILEKLGVQDMRAFPYQGQTLFEAAPSGERILGYLPDDLDYANPNVGEDDSYGNMAQGAWLQMPHMQWLYYLPRICNHCTYPACLAACPRMSIYKRQEDGIVLLDQYRCRGYRECVRACPYKKVYFNSMTRVSEKCIGCYPAIENGRQTQCAITCIGKIRLQGFISPPDKAREDNPLDYLIHLAKVAKPLYPQFGLEPNVYYIPPVHVPPAFLYQMFGWGVEEAIATYRSASENLRLLGALLLFGSTPEIIYHYKIEGSHALGYDEKGTEVARVPMNEPIHIRAAYDEQFQTFRTNIS